One genomic window of Dermacentor andersoni chromosome 8, qqDerAnde1_hic_scaffold, whole genome shotgun sequence includes the following:
- the Rint1 gene encoding RAD50-interacting protein 1 gives MERNVEDDLNREFGNDVKNLRKAKNYHASLMVRKQEIEQRLKASKGGSDPEQLKGLLGFARESLEKMQILEGVHGKILNDVSAHLDNASLVKKEFESSLTDIQKLLRLKQYLQWIAKIEETSESIEEGMSQGQDEQAVSHLSFLLQVWQRVRGSACVHLVDFLRETILYWHQILRDKFEKEFNKVLHSMGWPILNTGVSAPVSYTPELLLPFEKCFINLHKIQLPEGLEGSQLDVGSTTSVLPLELMLRPLKKRFLFHFTGKRQTNRLDKPEWYLSQILTWAADHGEFCDRFVQAILVKAGVEGMQARLELMRGLVQIGIHKLQMDLPSLLADDQLLTHAIEEVLLFDRELRSQGYPPFYPCILNVLTADHCFIRWIALEKKCADEKRDVLLSSPTAWKPQFAMEGDVDDFKVPECAEAFMMILSAMTERYRHLEQPYHRLKFVSLQQILLEDWRLCLQQILTARLEELNLVAICPIVNAAHYVVQVLAQWSIQPFFVELLEACNEMQQKEKQKRQSTKQANSEMVDPEEALFLAASETPSDESSQLVPMAEYGTLQESVFEEVSQLLEKLYTDTVLAIVDELVLDFKAKSKAYRREKWFCMPSLNDREDAGLTPTAFPMLSWLQSSLQQLQEALAAPLFNTLWQEAARGISVFLYEELILENFFSEGGAMQLSFDMNRNLFPLFSTYSQKPENHFKEVKEACILLTMPHPVAWILQETLRAARATDVVTGGTALEEQGVSFLTPSQAMHVLSKRNDLVHT, from the exons ATGGAACGAAACGTCGAGGACGACCTAAATCGCGAATTCGGGAACGATGTGAAAAACCTGCGCAAGGCGAAGAATTATCACGCTTCGCTGATGGTTAGAAAGCAAGAGATCGAGCAGAGA CTCAAGGCGTCGAAAGGCGGTAGCGATCCGGAGCAGTTGAAGGGACTTCTCGGCTTCGCGCGAGAGTCCCTGGAGAAGATGCAGATACTCGAAGGCGTTCACGGCAAGATCTTGAACGACGTGTCGGCGCACCTGGACAATGCCAGCCTGGTCAAGAAGGAGTTCGAAAGCTCCCTCACCGACATCCagaagctgctgcggttaaaacaGTACCTGCAGTGGATAGCCAAGATCGAGGAAACCAG CGAGTCGATCGAGGAAGGGATGAGTCAGGGCCAAGACGAACAAGCCGTGTCGCACCTCTCCTTCCTGCTGCAAGTGTGGCAAAGAGTGCGTGGTTCGGCCTGCGTGCACCTTGTCGACTTTCTACGAGAAACCATCCTCTACTGGCACCAAATTCTCAGGGATAAGTTTGAAAA GGAGTTCAACAAGGTTCTGCATTCCATGGGCTGGCCCATCCTCAACACGGGGGTCAGCGCGCCTGTTTCCTACACGCCGGAGCTGTTGCTTCCATTCGAGAAGTGCTTCATCAACCTGCACAAAATCCAGCTGCC AGAAGGCCTGGAGGGTTCACAGTTGGATGTCGGATCGACCACGTCGGTGCTACCCTTGGAACTGATGCTGCGACCACTGAAGAAGCGTTTCCTCTTCCACTTTACTGGGAAACGCCAGACCAACAGACTTGACAAG CCGGAGTGGTACCTGAGCCAAATACTGACCTGGGCTGCTGACCATGGAGAGTTCTGCGATCGCTTTGTCCAGGCAATTCTCGTCAAAGCAGGTGTCGAAGGCATGCAGGCAAGG CTTGAGCTGATGCGTGGACTGGTCCAGATCGGCATTCACAAGTTGCAGATGGACTTGCCGTCGCTGCTTGCCGACGACCAGCTGCTGACGCATGCCATCGAGGAGGTGCTGCTGTTCGACCGGGAGCTGCGGAGTCAGGGCTACCCGCCCTTCTACCCGTGCATACTCAACGTGCTCACCGCCGACCACTGCTTCATCCGGTGGATTGCTCTggagaagaagt GCGCCGATGAGAAACGCGACGTCCTCTTGTCGTCTCCGACGGCGTGGAAGCCACAGTTCGCAATGGAAGGTGACGTCGACGACTTCAAAGTTCCGGAGTGTGCTGAAGCATTCATGATGATCCTGTCTGCTATGACAG AACGTTATCGCCACCTCGAGCAGCCCTATCACCGGCTCAAGTTTGTGAGCCTGCAGCAGATCCTCCTGGAAGACTGGAGGCTGTGCCTGCAGCAGATCCTAACAGCACGGCTGGAAGAGCTGAACCTGGTCGCCATCTGCCCAATCGTGAACGCCGCCCACTACGTGGTCCAAGTGCTGGCCCAGTGGAGCATACAGCCA TTTTTCGTCGAACTCCTGGAAGCCTGCAACGAGATGCAACAGAAGGAGAAGCAGAAGAGGCAAAGTACAAAACAGGCCAATT CGGAAATGGTTGACCCCGAGGAGGCGCTGTTTCTGGCTGCCTCGGAGACACCGTCAGACGAGAGCAGCCAGCTTGTGCCTATGGCCGAGTACGGCACCCTACAGGAGTCGGTGTTCGAGGAAGTGTCGCAGCTCCTCGAGAAGCTGTACACGGACACCGTGCTTGCCATCGTTGATGAGCTGGTGCTTGACTTCAAGGCCAAGAGCAAGGCCTACCGGCGGGAGAA GTGGTTCTGCATGCCGTCGCTGAACGACAGGGAAGACGCAGGCCTCACGCCGACTGCCTTCCCCATGCTCAGCTGGCTGCAGTCCAGTCTTCAACAGCTTCAGGAGGCCCTCGCTGCACCACTCTTCAACACTCTCTGGCAAGAAGCAGCGCGTGGCATCAGCGTGTTCTTGTATGAGGAG CTGATCCTGGAAAACTTCTTCAGTGAAGGGGGTGCCATGCAGCTCAGTTTCGACATGAACCGAAACCTGTTCCCCCTGTTCAGCACCTACTCCCAGAAGCCGGAGAACCACTTCAAGGA GGTGAAAGAGGCGTGCATCCTGCTGACCATGCCACACCCCGTGGCCTGGATCCTACAAGAAACGCTCCGTGCGGCGCGGGCCACTGATGTAGTGACGGGCGGCACGGCGCTTGAGGAGCAGGGTGTCTCGTTCCTGACCCCGTCCCAGGCCATGCACGTGCTCTCTAAACGCAACGACCTCGTGCACACCTGA